GAGACGTATTTAATACCCTTAAATACAACCTTGTTTCAAAAGGTTACACGTATAAAAAATTATTTTGGCTAACAGGTGTTATTGCATTTTTCTTAAGCCCGGTTGCCGATAACCTAACTACCGCGCTTATCCTTTCAACTGTTCTTTTGACAATAGATAGAACCAACAAGCCATTTTTGGTTGCAGGCGCTATAAATATCGTTGTAGCGGCTAATGCCGGCGGTGCTTGGAGCCCATTTGGTGATATCACTACGCTTATGGTTTGGGCTGCAGGCAAAGCTCCTTTTGTGGACTTCTTGTCTTTATTTCCGGCTTCTATCATCGGTTGGCTTGTTACCGCTCTTTTACTTGTTAAGAGCGTTCCGGAAGGAAGCCCGCACTTTGACCCTGAGAACGAGCCTAAATTTTCAATTAAAAAGGGCGGTAAAGTTATCATATATCTTGGTGTATTTACGATAGTTTCGGCGGTTCTTGGACATCAGCTTTTCCATCTTCCTGCGATGTTTGGTATGATGTTTGGTATGTCACTTTTAGGAATTTACACATACATCTTTAAGAAAGTAAATAAAACCGAAGAGCCTATAGGCTTATTTCACTTTATGTCAAAGATAGAAAATGATACGTTGATATTTTTCTTTGGTATCCTTTCAGCCGTCGGCGCGCTTCACTTCCTTGGTTTCTTGGATTATCTTATCAAACTTTATGATGTATTCGGTCTTAGCGCGATCAACATCGCGGTCGGTTTCGTTTCGGCTATCGTTGATAATGTTCCGGTAATGTCTGCGGTTCTTAAATCAAACCCTAGTATGGGTCTAGATCAGTGGTTGCTTGTTACGTTAACAGCAGGTATCGGTGGCTCTATGATAAGCTTTGGATCTGCTGCTGGTGTAGGCGTAATGGGAAAACTAAAAGGCATTTACACATTTGGCGCACATATGAGCCAGGCATGGAAAATAGTTGTCGGATATGTTGTTTCGATCGCTATTTGGTATGTCCAGTTTGAAATTTTAGGGATTTATTAATGAAAACATCTGACATTATTGTTTTGGATTTTGGCTCGCAGTATACTCAGCTAATCGCTCGTCGTTTAAGAGAGCAGGGTGTTTATACGGAAATTTTACCGTTTAACGCCAAGCTTGACGATATAAAGGCAAAA
This is a stretch of genomic DNA from Campylobacter sp. RM6914. It encodes these proteins:
- the nhaD gene encoding sodium:proton antiporter NhaD, encoding MKILSLMLLMLCSLFASGAESAGAEHIDLSTTWVGILCLIIFVVGYYFIAAEEKYHVNKAKPALFIGTFMFMLIGIYMVIHGMDVHPLNNEVNHLILEIAQIVFFLTVAMTYIEALIDRDVFNTLKYNLVSKGYTYKKLFWLTGVIAFFLSPVADNLTTALILSTVLLTIDRTNKPFLVAGAINIVVAANAGGAWSPFGDITTLMVWAAGKAPFVDFLSLFPASIIGWLVTALLLVKSVPEGSPHFDPENEPKFSIKKGGKVIIYLGVFTIVSAVLGHQLFHLPAMFGMMFGMSLLGIYTYIFKKVNKTEEPIGLFHFMSKIENDTLIFFFGILSAVGALHFLGFLDYLIKLYDVFGLSAINIAVGFVSAIVDNVPVMSAVLKSNPSMGLDQWLLVTLTAGIGGSMISFGSAAGVGVMGKLKGIYTFGAHMSQAWKIVVGYVVSIAIWYVQFEILGIY